A genomic window from Solanum stenotomum isolate F172 chromosome 10, ASM1918654v1, whole genome shotgun sequence includes:
- the LOC125842587 gene encoding 17.3 kDa class II heat shock protein, whose product MDLRLLGIDNTPLFHTLQHMMEAAGEDSDKSVNAPSRNYVRDAKAMAATPADVKEYPNSYVFVVDMPGLKSGDIKVQVEEDNVLLISGERKREEEKEGAKFIRMERRVGKFMRKFSLPENANTDAISAVCQDGVLTVTVQKLPPPEPKKPKTIEVKVA is encoded by the coding sequence ATGGATTTGAGGTTGCTGGGTATCGATAACACACCACTCTTCCACACTCTCCAGCATATGATGGAAGCTGCCGGTGAAGATTCCGACAAGTCGGTCAATGCACCATCAAGGAACTACGTTCGTGATGCTAAGGCCATGGCTGCTACACCAGCGGACGTGAAGGAGTATCCTAATTCGTATGTTTTTGTTGTGGATATGCCAGGGTTGAAATCTGGAGATATCAAAGTGCAGGTGGAAGAAGACAATGTGCTGTTGATTAGCGGAGAAAGGAAGagggaagaagagaaagaagggGCAAAGTTTATTAGGATGGAGAGAAGGGTTGGGAAATTCATGAGGAAGTTTAGTCTGCCGGAGAATGCGAATACTGATGCGATTTCTGCTGTTTGTCAAGATGGAGTTCTGACTGTTACTGTTCAGAAATTGCCTCCTCCTGAGCCAAAGAAACCAAAAACAATTGAGGTGAAAGTTGCTTGA
- the LOC125842338 gene encoding L10-interacting MYB domain-containing protein-like, whose protein sequence is MEAIAGGSHKRNDLVRIRHDSDCGMDSEANEMQHKQERLRTRWTPSLDKVFADLVVEQIKLGNRPNNVFDKKTWNYIRDEFNRQTNLHFNNNQLRKHLDVLRTRYYNLKSASDQNDALDDSCYIGFDLWEDIGAQPKPESSKTKECPIYEQLCTIFADSGADGKYAQSSHYEGLDKSAGIDISFKESGNLAPPSSSTPLNTAATLQQTTTRTVAGKKRKCPSDIVPASGQNCGDREIIDAMSEAMGEMIAASKFQTVVMPQVDGRFTIRKCIKALDEIEGVPENLYYAALDLFDNPSLREMFICLNSSSMKLTWLQGKCTNLSSFI, encoded by the exons ATGGAGGCAATTGCTGGGGGATCTCACAAGCGCAATGACTTGGTTCGGATTCGGCATGATTCTGATTGTGGG ATGGATTCTGAAGCTAATGAAATGCAACATAAACAAGAACGCTTGAGAACAAGATGGACACCCTCCCTGGACAAGGTTTTTGCTGACCTTGTTGTTGAGCAGATTAAGCTGGGGAACCGTCCGAACAATGTCTTTGATAAGAAAACTTGGAATTATATACGTGATGAATTTAACAGACAGACAAATCTTCATTTCAATAACAACCAACTAAGAAAGCACCTTGATGTGTTGCGAACTCGTTATTACAACCTTAAATCTGCTTCTGATCAAAATGATGCTTTGGACGATTCTTGCTACATTGGTTTTGACCTATGGGAAGACATCGGG GCTCAGCCGAAGCCTGAATCGAGCAAAACAAAGGAGTGCCCTATCTATGAGCAGCTGTGCACGATATTTGCTGACTCGGGCGCTGATGGGAAGTATGCCCAATCAAGTCACTATGAAGGGCTGGACAAATCTGCTGGGATAGATATCTCATTTAAAGAAAGTGGCAACTTGGCTCCTCCTTCATCATCAACTCCTTTAAACACTGCTGCTACTTTACAACAAACTACAACAAGGACTGTAGCTGGTAAAAAGAGAAAGTGTCCATCAGATATAGTTCCTGCTTCAGGCCAGAACTGTGGGGATAGAGAGATAATTGATGCTATGTCAGAAGCAATGGGGGAGATGATTGCTGCTTCAAAGTTTCAGACAGTTGTAATGCCTCAAGTTGATGGTAGATTTACAATCCGTAAATGTATCAAAGCTTTGGATGAGATAGAAGGCGTTCCAGAAAATCTTTACTATGCAGCTTTGGATTTATTCGACAATCCCAGTCTAAGGGAGATGTTCATTTGTCTTAACAGCAGCAGCATGAAGCTGACATGGCTGCAGGGGAAATGTACTAATCTTTCTTCATTTATCTAG